The following are encoded together in the Coffea eugenioides isolate CCC68of unplaced genomic scaffold, Ceug_1.0 ScVebR1_81;HRSCAF=410, whole genome shotgun sequence genome:
- the LOC113759000 gene encoding NADH dehydrogenase [ubiquinone] 1 beta subcomplex subunit 7-like — translation MEVPGSSKKMIATQEEMVEAKVPIPYRDQCAHLLIPLNKCRQAEFYLPWKCEDQRHSYEKCEYELVMERMLQMQKIREAEAKQKQGLPAQPPIPLIPKTANA, via the coding sequence ATGGAGGTGCCAGGGTCATCAAAGAAGATGATAGCAACCCAAGAAGAAATGGTGGAAGCCAAAGTCCCAATCCCTTACAGAGACCAATGTGCCCATTTGCTGATCCCACTGAACAAATGCAGGCAGGCGGAGTTCTATCTTCCTTGGAAGTGTGAGGACCAACGCCACTCCTATGAGAAGTGCGAGTACGAGCTTGTCATGGAACGGATGCTCCAGATGCAGAAGATCCGGGAAGCCGAAGCCAAACAAAAACAAGGCCTCCCAGCGCAGCCGCCTATACCTCTTATACCTAAAACTGCCAATGCTTGA